One stretch of Candidatus Poribacteria bacterium DNA includes these proteins:
- a CDS encoding MBL fold metallo-hydrolase, with the protein MKFGEFELFVVSDGTFRLDGGAMFGTIPKVLWERTNPADDRNRILMGLNCLLIRTPTENILVDTGLGNAYDEKFAFLYGVDKSGTDLLRSLAAAGVQATDISKVILTHLHFDHAGGNCFQEEAGGFKPTFPNAVYYINQGELAYAKEPDPRSSPSYLPYTWEPLERRGQVALIAGDEEVAPGVTILSAPGHTPNHQIVTVKSGGLTACFLADLVPTPSHLKTHYVMAMKNKDRVLKQALAENWLLVFEHSPGIKAGYLTEDLRIEPVELASL; encoded by the coding sequence ATGAAATTTGGTGAGTTTGAACTTTTTGTGGTAAGCGATGGCACGTTCCGACTGGACGGGGGTGCTATGTTCGGCACAATACCGAAGGTACTGTGGGAGCGCACCAATCCTGCCGATGATCGTAACCGAATCCTGATGGGGCTAAACTGCCTTTTGATTCGGACCCCCACGGAGAATATTCTGGTGGATACCGGACTTGGCAACGCCTACGATGAAAAATTCGCTTTTCTGTATGGTGTTGACAAATCCGGGACAGACTTGCTGAGAAGCCTCGCAGCGGCGGGGGTACAGGCGACGGATATCAGTAAGGTCATTTTAACGCACCTGCATTTCGACCACGCCGGCGGAAATTGTTTTCAGGAAGAAGCCGGAGGATTCAAGCCCACATTTCCAAACGCCGTTTACTACATCAATCAGGGTGAACTGGCGTATGCAAAGGAGCCTGACCCGCGCAGTAGTCCCAGCTATCTCCCATACACTTGGGAGCCGCTTGAAAGAAGGGGACAGGTTGCGCTTATCGCCGGCGACGAGGAGGTTGCCCCCGGCGTGACAATACTGTCTGCACCGGGGCATACACCCAACCATCAGATCGTTACGGTGAAATCGGGGGGACTGACCGCGTGTTTTCTGGCGGACTTGGTCCCGACACCTTCGCACCTGAAAACGCATTATGTCATGGCGATGAAAAATAAGGACCGGGTGTTGAAACAGGCGCTAGCGGAAAATTGGCTGCTCGTTTTTGAACATTCACCGGGGATCAAAGCGGGTTACTTGACCGAGGATCTGAGAATTGAACCCGTCGAACTCGCTTCCCTGTGA